A window of the Mus pahari chromosome 1, PAHARI_EIJ_v1.1, whole genome shotgun sequence genome harbors these coding sequences:
- the Rin1 gene encoding ras and Rab interactor 1 codes for MCTPVPWGLDCLPESQEKLKELPAMEDPGETGEHPLGATSLNFVPGHQQKEKPSPDPLYDTPDVRGVQAGGSQQPARTVSLRERLLITRPVWLQLRANAAAALHVLRTEPPGTFLVRKSNTRQCQALCVRLPEASGPSFVSSHYIEESPGGISLEGSELMFPDLVQLICGYCCTRDILLLPLRLPRAIHQAVTHKELEAISHLGMEFWSSSLNTKDQQRPSEAPPIPRLKARSPQELDQGTGAALCFFNPLFPGDLGPTKREKFKRSFKVRVSTETSSPLSPPAVPPPPVPVLPGTSSSQTERLPPRQPLQRESSVGYRVPGSAAGPSLPPLPSLQEVDCCSPSSSEEEGSSGSPTTSPRLSRPRHRRPLLRSMSSAFCSLLAPERQVGRAATMLMQNRYTAVGQLVQDLLTQVRAGPEPRELQGIRQALSRARAMLSAELGPEKLLPPEQLELVLEKSLHRSVLKPLRPILAARLRHRLSTDGSLGRLAEGFRLARTQGPGAFGSHLTLSCPVETEQVRQKLLQLLRAYSPSAQVKWLLQACKLLYTALKTQAGENAGADEFLPLLSLVLAQCDLPDLLLEAEYMSELLEPTLLTGEGGYYLTSLSASLALLSGLSQARALPLSPAQELQRSLTLWEQRRLPATHSFQHLLRVAYQDPSTGCTSKTLAVPPGSSIATLSQLCATKFRVTQPDVFGLFLYKDQGYHRLPPEALAHRLPATGYLIYRRAERPETQGPVAEKAETGSKRPEAGAWEEVTGGLNSEGKPQIAVDQEGKDQAPGGHIGPEEQKAEGSQALVE; via the exons ATGTGCACGCCTGTGCCTTGGGGGTTGGATTGTCTTCCTGAGTCCCAGGAGAAGCTGAAGGAGCTCCCAGCCATGGAAGACCCTGGTGAGACCGGAGAACACCCTCTGGGAGCCACCAGCCTGAACTTTGTACCTGGgcaccaacagaaagaaaa GCCATCTCCAGACCCACTGTATGACACACCTGATGTCAGAGGGGTACAGGCAGGCGGGTCCCAACAACCAGCGCGTACTGTGAGCCTGCGGGAGCGGCTGCTGATCACCCGGCCTGTGTGGTTACAGCTGCGGGCCAACGCTGCAGCCGCGCTGCACGTGCTGAGGACCGAGCCTCCGGGG ACCTTCCTGGTGCGGAAATCTAACACTCGCCAGTGCCAGGCTCTGTGTGTGCGGCTGCCAGAAGCTAGTGGCCCCTCTTTTGTCTCCAGCCACTATATCGAAGAGAGTCCTGGCG GCATCTCTTTGGAGGGCTCAGAGCTCATGTTCCCTGACCTTGTGCAGCTCATCTGTGGATACTGCTGTACCAG GGAcattcttctcctccctctccgaCTCCCCAGAGCCATTCATCAGGCAGTCACCCACAAAGAGCTGGAGGCCATCTCCCATCTGGGCATGG AGTTCTGGAGTTCCTCACTCAACACCAAGGACCAACAGAGGCCTTCGGAAGCCCCACCCATACCCCGGCTGAAGGCTCGCTCCCCTCAAGAGCTGGATCAGGGCACCGGTGCTGCCCTCTGCTTCTTCAACCCCCTCTTCCCCGGGGATCTGGGCCCCACCAAACGAGAGAAATTCAAGAGGAGTTTCAAAGTGCGTGTGTCCACAGAGACCTCCAGCCCTCTGTCTCCACCTGCTGTGCCGCCTCCCCCGGTCCCGGTGCTGCCAGGGACATCTTCCAGCCAAACGGAAAGACTGCCCCCTCGACAGCCGCTGCAGAGGGAGAGCTCAGTGGGATATCGTGTGCCAGGAAGTGCTGCCGGCCCAAGTCTTCCTCCCCTACCTTCCCTTCAGGAGGTGGACTGCTGCTCTCCCAGCAGCTCAGAGGAGGAGGGCTCTTCAGGAAGCCCTACAACCTCCCCACGCCTAAGCCGCCCAAGGCACCGGCGGCCTCTGCTTCGGTCCATGAgttctgctttctgctctctgctgGCACCGGAGAGGCAGGTGGGCCGGGCAGCCACAATGCTAATGCAAAACCGATACACAGCCGTGGGTCAGCTAGTGCAGGACCTACTGACCCAGGTTCGGGCTGGTCCGGAGCCCCGAGAGTTGCAGGGCATCCGCCAGGCCCTGAGTCGGGCTCGGGCCATGCTGAGCGCAGAGCTGGGCCCTGAGAAGCTGCTACCACCGGAGCAGCTGG aaTTGGTCCTGGAGAAGTCCCTGCATCGCTCTGTTCTCAAGCCTCTTCGACCCATTCTAGCTGCCCGCCTGCGGCACCGGCTTTCCACAGATGGTTCCCTTGGCCGCCTAGCTGAGGGCTTCCGCCTGGCCCGGACCCAGGGACCCGGAGCCTTCGGGTCCCACCTGACCCTTTCTTGCCCAGTGGAGACAGAGCAGGTGCGCCAGAAGCTGCTGCAGCTCCTTCGTGCCTACTCGCCTAGTGCCCAGGTCAAGTGGCTCCTGCAGGCCTGCAAGTTGTTATACACAGCCCTGAAAACCCAGGCAG GAGAGAACGCAGGCGCTGAtgagttcctgcctctgctgagccTTGTTTTGGCCCAGTGCGACCTTCCTGACCTCCTGTTAGAAGCTGAGTACATGTCAGAGCTGCTGGAACCCACCCTGCTCACTGGAGAGG GTGGCTACTACCTGACGAGCCTCTCAGCAAGCCTGGCCTTGTTGAGTGGCCTAAGCCAGGCCCGCGCACTGCCACTCAGCCCGGCACAGGAGCTCCAGCGCTCCCTGACCCTCTGGGAACAGCGCCGCCTGCCGGCCACCCACAGCTTCCAG CATCTCCTCCGAGTAGCCTACCAGGACCCCAGCACAGGTTGCACCTCCAAGACCCTGGCTGTGCCCCCAGGGTCTTCGATTGCCACGTTGAGCCAACTCTGTGCTACCAAGTTCCGAGTGACCCAACCAGATGTGTTTGGCCTCTTCCTCTACAAGGACCAGGGCTACCATCGCCTGCCCCCTGAAGCCCTGGCCCACAGGCTTCCTGCAACTGGCTACCTCATCTATCGCCGGGCAGAACGCCCTGAGACCCAGGGGCCTGTAGcggagaaggcagagacaggcagcaaGAGGCCAGAGGCGGGAGCATGGGAGGAGGTGACAGGGGGTCTGAACAGTGAGGGGAAACCTCAGATAGCTGTTGACCAAGAAGGCAAGGATCAGGCCCCAGGAGGCCACATAGGGCCAGAGGAACAGAAGGCGGAGGGAAGCCAGGCTTTGGTAGAGTAG